A single window of Paracoccus albus DNA harbors:
- a CDS encoding BON domain-containing protein, which yields MNRHHTDRRHYTDPSGAPFPGPSYEPGLAPGSYQNDPDHHGSHGGYWERDDPRRRDNRGFFDKAAEEVQSWFGDEDAERRREPGHRGKGPRNYKRSDERIAEDVHQRLTDDHHLDASEIEVTVSGREVTLNGTVETRNAKRHAEDCADAVSDVEHVQNNLRVRKSRGSTALHFG from the coding sequence ATGAACCGACACCATACCGACCGCCGACATTACACGGACCCATCAGGCGCACCTTTTCCGGGTCCGTCCTATGAGCCGGGCTTGGCCCCTGGGTCTTATCAGAACGATCCTGATCACCACGGATCTCATGGTGGCTATTGGGAACGGGACGATCCTCGTCGCCGCGACAATCGAGGGTTTTTTGATAAGGCGGCAGAGGAGGTCCAGTCGTGGTTCGGCGACGAGGATGCCGAACGGCGCCGCGAGCCCGGCCATCGGGGCAAAGGCCCACGTAATTACAAACGCTCGGATGAGCGGATTGCCGAAGATGTCCACCAGCGACTAACCGACGATCACCATCTCGATGCTTCGGAAATCGAGGTCACGGTCTCCGGTCGCGAGGTCACGTTGAATGGCACGGTGGAAACGCGCAACGCGAAACGTCACGCCGAAGACTGCGCCGATGCGGTATCTGACGTAGAGCATGTCCAAAATAATCTGCGGGTGCGTAAATCGAGGGGATCAACCGCGCTGCACTTTGGCTGA
- a CDS encoding Ku protein, translating into MAPRALWKGQLRLSLVSIPVEIFSATKSGARVSFRQIHKPSGKRIRYEKSVPGIGPVKTEDIVKGYEVDDGEYLLLDPDEIDAIKLETKKTFELVQFVDACEISPIYFDKPYYIMASDDLAQDAYRVVRDALRDAGKVGLGQVTMRGKEYLAAVKPCGDGLLMETLHYEDELREADQIFTDIEDEKVDKELLEVATTLIDRKSAPFDAGAYHDKYAEAMQDLLEAKIKNKKTPRVRADDDEGGGGDNVVDLMSALKQSLKDADGKKKKKPSKKAS; encoded by the coding sequence ATGGCACCGCGCGCACTCTGGAAAGGTCAGCTTCGACTGTCGCTCGTCTCCATCCCGGTCGAGATATTCTCGGCCACGAAATCGGGCGCCCGGGTGTCGTTCCGCCAGATCCACAAACCGTCGGGCAAGCGCATACGGTATGAAAAATCCGTTCCCGGTATAGGGCCGGTCAAGACCGAGGACATCGTCAAGGGCTATGAGGTGGATGACGGCGAATACCTCCTGCTGGATCCGGACGAGATCGACGCGATCAAGCTGGAGACGAAAAAGACCTTCGAACTGGTGCAATTCGTCGATGCCTGCGAGATATCACCGATTTATTTCGACAAACCCTATTACATCATGGCCTCCGACGATCTGGCGCAGGACGCGTATCGTGTCGTGCGCGATGCGTTGCGCGACGCCGGCAAGGTGGGTCTGGGTCAGGTCACGATGCGCGGCAAGGAATATCTGGCCGCCGTCAAGCCCTGCGGCGACGGGCTGTTGATGGAGACGCTGCATTACGAGGACGAACTGCGTGAGGCCGATCAGATCTTCACCGACATCGAGGATGAAAAGGTCGACAAGGAATTGCTGGAGGTTGCCACAACCTTGATCGACCGCAAGAGCGCGCCCTTCGACGCGGGTGCCTATCACGACAAATACGCCGAGGCGATGCAGGACCTTCTGGAGGCCAAGATCAAGAACAAGAAAACCCCGCGTGTGCGGGCAGACGATGACGAGGGCGGCGGCGGTGACAATGTGGTCGATTTGATGAGCGCGCTGAAACAGAGCCTCAAGGACGCCGACGGCAAGAAGAAGAAAAAGCCGTCGAAAAAGGCATCCTGA